The Chionomys nivalis chromosome 1, mChiNiv1.1, whole genome shotgun sequence sequence tgtgtgtctctgtatgtgtgtgtctgtgtgtgtgtgtctgtgtggaggtcaaGGACTAGGTCACATGAGGAGACCCAGCAAAGACCAAGAAATTAGAAGCGAGTTTGGATCCTGGTCCTGCTTCACTCCAGCATTAGACAGACCGTTTTGTCTCCCTGTCTCTAGGCTCCTGACCTAGTCCAGAGGGGCACAGACAACTGCCTCTCACCCTTGAGTTCTCACACAGTCCACCACATATCGCTAGCTTCTAACCACAGAAATCACAAGCCTAGAAGAAAAGCCCCAGCCCTGTGGCATCTTAAGAGGCTGGTCAGACAAGACAAGGCGTCAGAAGACCACATACCATGCAACTGTCATGAGAACAGGGCCCTATCTTATTCATCCCGGGCCCTCTTTCCCACCCCATCAGTGTTCCAGCACAGTTCTGGGGCCGCTCACCACTCAACAACGCCTGCCTGCTTGTCTTTGAGCATTTATTGCAGCCATCCTCCATGAAGCTTTGCTAGGTGTTGGGGATACATGGAGAAATAATATGTGGCCCTTGAGGGAGAAAAGCAGACAGCTAAACATGTAAAGGTAATATAGTCTTTTGCTTCctaactttcatttatttatgttcatgtgtatgggtgctctGGTCCACCTGCTAGCCAGGCAACTCCTAACGCTGAGTTCCTCTGCCCCTGACCACTCTAACTTCTTGGAGCCTGTGTTTTCCTTGCAAGATGAAGAGTCATGACTGAGGGGTGCAATATATTCTTTGAATTCTTTCCTAAGAATACAGACCAGGCTCCCCAGCTTGCCCAGGCCCCAGAAAGGTATCAGCAAGGTCGGGAGGCTTCAAGGGCAGTACCACCCACCTACCTGGAGCATAGCTTAGCACCCTCACGCCAGGTTCCTCAGCAGCTAGGACCTGGTACAACATGTCTCGGGCAGCCTTCCCGGCGCAGTACAGTGCCCAGCCCTTATAGGGCTGCAGGGCACACAGAGACGAGATGTTAACCACGGTCTTGCTGAGGCCAGGGCTATCCGGGAAGGCATTCAGGGTGCCCGAGGTCAAGCAGAGCATGGAGGTCAGGTTCAGAGTCCAATAAGTGTTCACCTCAGCTGGGTCGGTCACGTCCACGAAGCCTTTGGAAACATCTCCAAGAGTGCCTGAGAAAACAGGACCGAATAAATGGCACAGTCTCTCCCCACCTACCCCAGCTCTGCAGACACCCCTAAGGCAAGCTAAGAATACACCTGTCTGAGTGCTCTTCAGAAAAGCAGAGGATCTGTTTAGAGACCTGCTCTCTTGACTCACGCCCCCACCAGGAGGCACTGCTCCAGGCGTTCGAGAAAGTTCTATAGGAGCTTTAGACAATCAGGCTGCCTCCACTTGGACTCTGGACTTTCAGGGACTACCCAAACGGCGAGAGCCCGCAGCCCCAGTCTGGTCGGTCTGGTCGGCGGTATCACCTGCATTGTTGATGAGCAGCAGGCGCTGCAGCCCCTCGGGCCTGGGGAGCTCGCGCACAGCGCACAACAGCTGCTGCACGCCGGCCTCGGTGCAGAGGTCGGCTGCTGCGCGCACCACTCGCAGGCCTGGATGCTGTgtgcccagctcctcctccagctgccGCAGCGCCGAGTCACTGCGTGCGCTCAGGAGCAGCACCGACCCGGGCGACAGCAGCCGGGCCAGCAGCGGGGCCAGGGCGCGGCCGAAGCCCCGGGAGGCCCCAGTCAGCACGCAAACGGTGAGGCCCAGCCCGCCTCCCTCCATGCCTGGAACTCAGTGGCGCGCACAACTACTAAACCGGCACGGGGCGGGGCCTACCCTTTGCCTGGGTAGTGGAAGATTTGGCCACCGCCCATCTGCGTCTGGATGAAGAGACCAACCAATTGCCAGCGAGGCGTGGCCTGGTAGGCAATCCCAGTCGCCTTCCTAGCGCGGCCTGCTTCCCCCCCCACACCTTGAGCCAATCCCACAAGCTCAGCCCCTTTCTGGAACCACGTGTTCCAGAATTGGCTTCCTCCATCACCAGGGTTGGTTTGTCTTCATCCACACAGGGCATATCAGGAAAGGATCAGTGACAGCAGTGGATGAAGTCCTTCCTTGCCTGTGTATAGTTTGGGTCCCCTTGCGCCCTGGGTGACAGCAGCTTCCTTTGGACGAGTATAGCAGCACccccagaagaaaatgaagaggacaCTGGGAGAGATAGGATGAGTGAGAATCGCAACATTCTCATAAACAAGACAATGACCCCTCATGTTACAGTAATAACACACCTTGATCCCTTGGGACCTGAGGACAGCAACCATAGACTATAAACCCGTGTCATGCACGTATTAAACCACTTGATAATctcaaatggaaaagaaaaattcccTTAGGAAGGCACAGTGGTCCACACTTGTagacccagcacttggggaatGTGGGAGGATAAGGAGTGTGAGAAGTAATTGTAACGTTCCATTCTCAGTATGAGGCGAGCTAGAGTTGGAGGGACAGACAAGTTTAGGAAGCACTAAGCCCCTCTTCCCTGGCTAGTGCTAGCCCCTCTTTGTTTCAGAAAGCTACACGTGGTTTTCTGGGTCACCTAGCCAGATCAGAATAGGGAAGTCAGCAATCAGAAGGGAACAGTCTCAAGTTCCAAATTATTTATTGGATGAGGATTTTGTCTAGCCCGATGAGATGGGAGAACTAGGGGGTTGCAAGTCCTATATGCCTataggagagagaacaggaatgTCTCtcaataggttttttttaaaaaaaaaaaaaaaaacaaccaaacaacaacaaaaaaaaaccgcTGTCTTGCAGCAAATCAGTATCTTGGCCATGTGTGCCTTTCCTCTATGCCAGAGTACCTTCCTGCAGAACTGTATATTTAAAACCACTTAGTTTTCACGAGTCTCttgagtttattttcttatttccaaaAGGAGTTGAAGGATCTTTCAGACTACATGGTGAATTCAAGGGCTGGGCTATATAAAATTCTGTCTCCAAACCAAACACAATTCAGAAAAAAGggagtgggctggggagatagcccaGACAGGGAAATGCTTGCCTtgctgagtttgaaccccagaacccacacttaAAACACTAGATGTGGCCGGATGAtgatggtgcttgcctttaagtgctcaggaggcagaggcaggtggatctctgagttcgaagccagcttggtccacagagagagttccaggacagccagggccagacacagaaactatataaagtTTCTTCATATATTCATGAAGAGAGAGAgtttctgtcttgaaaacccattttataaaagctaggtgtggtgtgTGCCTGCTCTCCCAGCGCTATGGAAGCAATGCATATCCCTGGCTCCCCTGCTAGCCTAGCTGTTCCACGCCAATGCAAGAATctgcctttaaaaatgttttaaaaggtgGACACACATAAAGAGCTACacacattgtcctctggcctacacaacCCCCTACCCCCTCATCCCTACACACACGAACAGGCACATGCGttaacacagagagaaagaaaaagaaaagttcctCATATGAAAGTAAGCATATGGAGACCAAGGACTAAAGCTGGGAGATTGAAAAATGCAGATCACCAAGGCACTGCTCGTTACTCCAGTTCTGATCCGCTCCTGTAACAGGGGTCTAATcaggcctgtgtctgcctccctctTGAGTAGACCAGAGACCCCATCTAAACAGGTTAAACAGCCTTCCTGCAGCTGCTCCCCTCTCCAGGTGGCCAGATGGGAATTCCAAACCAGTGTTGTTTCCCGGGACATTGACACAGCTGCCAAGTTTATTGGTGCTGGGTCTGCCACAGTTGTTGTGGCTGGATCCGGGGCTGGCATCGGAACAGTGTTTGGTAGTTTGATTATTGGCTATGCCAGGAACCCGTCTCTCAAGCAACAGCTCTTCTCCTATGCCATTCTGGGCTTTGCCCTGTCTGAGGTCATGGGGCTCTTCTGTTTGATGGTCGCCTTCCTCATCCTCTTTGCCATGTGAGGCTCCATGGGGTCACCCAGCCGTCCCTGCTGCTTCGACTCCATGTCGGTCCTGGTGCTGGAGTGTGCTGAACTTTACCATTAAACAACAAcgtttctctaaaaaaaaaaagaaagaaagaaagtaagtaagtaagtaagcataTGGAGAGCTGCTTATATCTCTTTAAAATCTCTTTCaaacatttattgtgtgtatgggCGTTTCCCCTGCATGTATTGTGTTAACCACACCTGTGAAATGCACAGTGGAGCCAAAAGAGGGCGTCGggttcccctgaaactggagatacagttgtgagctgccttgtgggtgctgagcattgaaccatggtcctctggaagagcagcaaggtgCTATACCAGGTTTtgttttgggccaccaaccagttcccaaatcatgacacagagacatcttgtttgTTATGAATGTTCGGCCGTATTGTAGGCTCGTTTCTGCTAGCTCTTCTAACTttagctgtttctttctttttaaaatatttatttatttatttattatggatacaatattctttctatgtgtatgcctgcaggccagaagagggcaccagaccccattacagatggttgtgagccaccatgtgggtagctgggaattgaactcaggtcctttggaagagaaggcaatgttcttaaccgctgagccatctctccagccccctacctgttccatctgtgttttgcctcagggtgttttacctttctttcctctgtgtgtcCTACTTTGTCCAGCTGACTGCAGCTACCTGGCTTCTGGTCCCGGACGTGTCCCTCTATTTCTCCCGAGTTCTCTTCTTCTTCACTCATTCCCCAGCCTAGAGTCCtcatcctatttattctctctgcctgccagtcctgcctctccttttcctgcctagctgctGGTCATCCAGctttttgttagaccaatcaggtaggtgccttaggcaggcaaggtgaaacaacaacaacacatctttacataattaaacaaatgcagcgtaaaccaattaacacacctttacacagttaaaataatattccacaacaaagtgCTCTTCCTGCTGAGCTGACTCTCTAGCCCCTGTTTATAGTTTGTGAACAATGTGACAGTAAGGCTGCCTGTgctgccagcactctggagactgagacTGGAGGATCAGGGTCAtggcctgtctcgaaaaacgaaaaccaaaaaaaacgaaaaaaataagaaagaaaaagaaaggtgcaTGTCAACTGCCTGGCTGcttttcctgctttttctttttctttttttcttttttctttttttaaatgagggaGAAGTGTGTTGGAGGTAGG is a genomic window containing:
- the LOC130877828 gene encoding sepiapterin reductase — protein: MEGGGLGLTVCVLTGASRGFGRALAPLLARLLSPGSVLLLSARSDSALRQLEEELGTQHPGLRVVRAAADLCTEAGVQQLLCAVRELPRPEGLQRLLLINNAGTLGDVSKGFVDVTDPAEVNTYWTLNLTSMLCLTSGTLNAFPDSPGLSKTVVNISSLCALQPYKGWALYCAGKAARDMLYQVLAAEEPGVRVLSYAPGPLDTDMQQLARETSKDPELRNGLQKLKSNGELVDCGISAQKLLSLLQKDTFQSGAHIDFYDS
- the LOC130886049 gene encoding ATP synthase F(0) complex subunit C1, mitochondrial-like is translated as MQITKALLVTPVLIRSCNRGLIRPVSASLLSRPETPSKQVKQPSCSCSPLQVARWEFQTSVVSRDIDTAAKFIGAGSATVVVAGSGAGIGTVFGSLIIGYARNPSLKQQLFSYAILGFALSEVMGLFCLMVAFLILFAM